In Carassius gibelio isolate Cgi1373 ecotype wild population from Czech Republic chromosome B2, carGib1.2-hapl.c, whole genome shotgun sequence, a single genomic region encodes these proteins:
- the LOC127951662 gene encoding C-C motif chemokine 2-like isoform X2, protein MKSCMLGFYAALMLWLLVLFSIQDARIISSCLTTSDTKVPLKNLLNYTIQSKPLFSVDAARFLTIKRKTICSDPSSSWAKNAMNYLDQKNKKQQSVSNKTARQSVTQVPVNTSTTNRTQLSAQI, encoded by the exons ATGAAGTCTTGTATGTTGGGTTTCTATGCAGCTCTGATGCTGTGGCTTCTGGTCTTGTTTTCAATTCAAG ATGCTCGCATTATTTCAAGCTGTCTGACAACTTCAGATACTAAAGTCCCTCTGAAGAATCTGCTAAACTACACAATCCAGAGCAAACCCTTGTTCTCTGTGGATGCTGCGAG aTTTCTTACaatcaaaagaaaaacaatctgCTCAGATCCCTCCTCATCATGGGCCAAAAACGCAATGAATTATCTGGatcaaaagaacaaaaaacagCAGTCGGTATCAAACAAAACGGCTCGTCAATCTGTGACACAG GTTCCTGTGAATACATCCACCACAAATAGGACTCAGTTATCGGCACAGATTTAA
- the LOC127951662 gene encoding C-C motif chemokine 2-like isoform X1: protein MKSCMLGFYAALMLWLLVLFSIQDARIISSCLTTSDTKVPLKNLLNYTIQSKPLFSVDAARFLTIKRKTICSDPSSSWAKNAMNYLDQKNIKRQSVSNKTARQSVTQVPVNTSTTNRTQLSAQI from the exons ATGAAGTCTTGTATGTTGGGTTTCTATGCAGCTCTGATGCTGTGGCTTCTGGTCTTGTTCTCAATTCAAG ATGCTCGCATTATTTCAAGCTGTCTGACAACTTCAGATACTAAAGTCCCTCTGAAGAATCTGCTAAACTACACAATCCAGAGCAAACCCTTGTTCTCTGTGGATGCTGCGAG ATTTCTTACaatcaaaagaaaaacaatctgCTCAGATCCCTCCTCATCATGGGCCAAAAACGCAATGAATTACCTGGATCAAAAGAACATAAAACGGCAGTCGGTATCAAACAAAACGGCTCGTCAATCTGTGACACAGGTTCCTGTGAATACATCCACCACAAATAGGACTCAGTTATCGGCACAGATTTAA